Proteins encoded within one genomic window of Candidatus Babeliales bacterium:
- a CDS encoding NUDIX domain-containing protein produces the protein MSIVIRTCARLLLLHDNKVLLMKIGDLDIGPVGGVKRETFWCTIGGGMEEGETIEHAALREVYEETGIAKELVELGPLVWCTEIDLIWKEQATRFKEYYVVAKTAQKEVTLHALTDDEKAVVKELRWFSLQDIIDCKDPIFPEFLPEYLPAILAGDYPKEMLEFDLNI, from the coding sequence ATGTCTATTGTAATCAGAACGTGTGCACGATTATTACTTTTGCACGATAACAAGGTGTTGCTTATGAAGATTGGGGATTTGGACATTGGTCCAGTTGGCGGAGTAAAGCGTGAAACATTTTGGTGTACCATTGGCGGTGGTATGGAAGAAGGGGAAACGATTGAGCATGCAGCTTTGCGAGAAGTGTATGAAGAAACGGGTATTGCAAAAGAACTCGTGGAACTTGGGCCGCTTGTGTGGTGTACCGAAATCGATTTAATCTGGAAAGAACAAGCGACGCGATTTAAAGAGTATTATGTGGTGGCTAAGACGGCACAAAAAGAGGTGACCCTGCATGCGCTTACTGACGATGAAAAAGCGGTAGTAAAAGAGCTGCGGTGGTTTTCTTTGCAGGATATTATTGATTGTAAAGATCCAATTTTTCCTGAATTTTTACCGGAATATTTGCCTGCTATCTTGGCAGGTGATTATCCAAAAGAAATGTTGGAATTTGATTTGAATATATAA
- a CDS encoding WD40 repeat domain-containing protein: protein MMITRQNIWIAIVGFLLITVHPIEPAAEAWNWVRKALGSGSQKQKPKSIKTTEGLCLALPSVIQKKILFDFLLTEAQRASLSDQDVIAVAPVMNIDERNVSLFDVSPNGKFLVTYVPGATISVFNIETHELLDQWQDRDLDGISVIKISPEGERVATGRNHFVSLPGIKVVPVGSHGKQEFSFGKEAASNLEGMLHHKDIQISTNGNIITTIEHQVRRTRDEYREPGEPTFLKTLIRAWNVDKKTVLLRMEEDAPHVVVSGDRRKALAWADDKSDAQCKSVPEGELLYTLPGSVTQGAFSADNSLLACVRGYNVEVYDASSGVPKYRFNNRAGNYTRSIAFTGNNDLVITGLNGQGKSSAGVYSNKKHGELLRVFTILQKYAKINAFCEPQFRSNLLTIAGGTRLITRQGEDGAMRVWGARTPVNHMHTHLLNQQRQQQARLERRGSEEKGDA, encoded by the coding sequence ATGATGATTACAAGACAAAATATATGGATAGCGATTGTAGGTTTTTTATTAATAACTGTTCATCCAATAGAGCCAGCAGCAGAAGCGTGGAATTGGGTGCGGAAAGCGCTGGGCAGTGGATCGCAAAAGCAAAAACCTAAATCTATCAAAACGACCGAAGGGTTGTGTTTAGCACTCCCCTCGGTAATACAGAAAAAAATATTATTCGATTTTTTACTAACAGAAGCTCAAAGAGCTTCCTTATCTGATCAAGATGTGATAGCGGTAGCACCTGTTATGAATATTGATGAAAGAAATGTGAGTCTTTTTGATGTGAGCCCCAATGGTAAATTTCTGGTAACGTATGTGCCAGGTGCAACAATCTCTGTTTTTAACATAGAGACGCATGAGTTGTTAGATCAATGGCAAGATAGAGATTTGGATGGTATTTCGGTTATAAAAATTAGCCCTGAAGGAGAGCGCGTAGCGACAGGAAGAAATCATTTTGTCTCTCTTCCAGGAATAAAGGTAGTTCCCGTTGGTTCTCATGGAAAACAAGAATTTTCTTTTGGCAAAGAAGCGGCTTCAAATTTAGAAGGAATGCTCCATCATAAGGACATTCAGATTAGTACGAATGGTAACATTATTACAACGATAGAACACCAGGTTAGAAGAACGCGCGATGAATATCGCGAGCCGGGCGAGCCGACCTTTTTGAAGACGCTCATACGTGCATGGAATGTTGATAAAAAAACAGTACTGCTGAGAATGGAAGAAGATGCTCCGCATGTTGTGGTGAGTGGCGATCGGCGCAAGGCTTTGGCGTGGGCAGATGATAAAAGTGATGCGCAGTGCAAGAGTGTACCCGAGGGAGAACTCTTATATACACTGCCGGGATCTGTAACGCAGGGTGCATTCAGTGCTGATAACTCTTTGTTGGCGTGCGTGCGCGGTTATAACGTAGAAGTGTATGATGCGAGTTCAGGGGTGCCAAAATATCGTTTTAATAATCGGGCTGGAAACTATACAAGATCGATAGCATTTACGGGTAATAATGATTTGGTGATCACTGGTTTGAATGGGCAGGGAAAGAGTAGTGCAGGAGTATACAGTAATAAAAAACATGGAGAGCTTTTACGCGTATTCACTATTTTACAGAAATATGCAAAAATAAACGCTTTTTGCGAACCACAATTTCGTAGCAATCTACTTACTATTGCTGGTGGTACACGGCTTATTACAAGGCAGGGAGAAGATGGGGCAATGAGAGTGTGGGGAGCTAGGACACCCGTTAATCACATGCACACACACCTTCTGAATCAACAAAGGCAGCAGCAAGCGCGATTGGAAAGACGTGGCAGTGAAGAGAAGGGTGATGCATAA
- a CDS encoding hemerythrin domain-containing protein, which translates to MMQWRRCFESSMYFIILVIGVGTHSFCFAAKNSSIKKEVMKIQQEEELPLTEDLMREHGVLNRVLLIYEEIIRRIEGNELPEQSLSQAVVIIKDFIENYHEKLEEDYLFPLFEKSKRQVSLVKTLRKQHVKGRDITAELQGLIDMGGPKNKKREKQIVRLLKRFITMYRPHEAREDTVLFPQVRSLVSKKEFEQLGDKFEDLEYKLFGEEGFFGIVKRVAAIEKELGIYNLEQFTPTTYP; encoded by the coding sequence ATGATGCAGTGGCGACGTTGTTTCGAATCCAGTATGTACTTTATTATTTTAGTAATTGGTGTTGGCACCCATAGCTTTTGTTTTGCCGCTAAAAACTCCAGTATTAAAAAAGAGGTTATGAAAATTCAGCAAGAGGAAGAGCTTCCTCTTACTGAAGATCTAATGCGTGAGCATGGTGTCCTTAATCGGGTCCTATTAATATATGAAGAAATTATTAGAAGAATTGAAGGAAACGAGTTACCAGAGCAATCCCTGTCTCAAGCCGTTGTCATTATTAAAGATTTTATTGAAAATTATCATGAAAAACTTGAAGAAGATTACCTATTTCCGCTGTTTGAGAAAAGCAAAAGGCAAGTTTCTTTGGTCAAAACTCTCCGTAAACAACATGTAAAAGGTAGAGATATTACTGCGGAGCTGCAAGGACTTATTGATATGGGGGGGCCAAAGAATAAAAAAAGAGAAAAGCAGATTGTAAGATTACTAAAAAGGTTTATTACCATGTATAGACCGCATGAAGCGCGTGAAGATACTGTACTGTTTCCACAAGTACGGTCATTAGTGAGTAAAAAAGAGTTTGAGCAGTTGGGAGACAAATTTGAGGATCTCGAATATAAACTATTTGGCGAAGAAGGTTTTTTTGGGATAGTAAAAAGAGTTGCTGCTATTGAAAAAGAGCTAGGCATTTATAATCTTGAACAATTTACCCCAACGACCTATCCATAA